In a genomic window of Mycolicibacter heraklionensis:
- a CDS encoding aldehyde dehydrogenase, protein MTGPLTPLLIDGALVAGGGGAFPTINPATEEPLGAAADGDAADLDRAIDAARTAFDSSDWGRDTALRVHCLRQLRDVLNDEIETLREITIAEVGAPRSLTYRGQLQTPVDDLGFPAATAESYPWQADLGVAAPMGITTARTLVREPFGVVGAITPWNFPHQVTFAKIGPALAAGNTVVLKPAPDTPWCAAEVGRIIAEKTDFPPGVVNIVTASDHRIGARLAEDVRVDVVSFTGSTATGRSVMTAAAQTIKKVFLELGGKSAFVVLDDADLPAACTAAAATVSMHAGQGCALTTRLLVPRERYREALDAVAAAMSQIAVGDPNDPKTLCGPLISAKQRDRVQSYLDLAIAEGGTFHCGGGRPAGLDRGFFIEPTAIAGLTNDARVAREEIFGPVLVVLAHDGDADALRIANDSPYGLSATVFGSDERAARMASRLRAGTVNVNGGMWYSADVPFGGYKQSGVGREMGLAGFEEYLETKVVATAVTGTER, encoded by the coding sequence GTGACCGGTCCGCTGACCCCGCTGCTGATCGACGGCGCGCTGGTCGCTGGTGGTGGGGGCGCCTTTCCCACCATCAACCCAGCCACCGAAGAACCCCTCGGTGCGGCCGCCGACGGCGACGCCGCCGACCTCGATCGCGCCATCGACGCCGCCCGCACCGCGTTCGATTCCTCGGACTGGGGCCGTGACACCGCGTTGCGCGTGCACTGCCTGCGGCAACTACGCGATGTGCTCAACGACGAGATCGAGACGCTGCGGGAGATCACGATCGCCGAGGTCGGCGCGCCGCGTTCGCTGACCTACCGCGGCCAGCTGCAGACCCCGGTGGACGACCTGGGTTTCCCGGCCGCCACCGCGGAGAGCTATCCGTGGCAGGCGGACCTGGGGGTGGCGGCTCCGATGGGGATCACCACCGCCCGCACCCTGGTGCGGGAGCCGTTCGGCGTGGTCGGAGCGATCACCCCGTGGAACTTCCCGCACCAGGTCACCTTCGCCAAGATCGGGCCGGCGCTGGCGGCGGGCAACACCGTCGTCCTCAAACCGGCGCCCGACACCCCTTGGTGCGCAGCCGAAGTTGGCCGGATCATCGCCGAGAAGACCGACTTTCCGCCGGGGGTGGTCAACATCGTCACCGCGTCCGACCACCGCATCGGAGCCCGGCTCGCCGAGGATGTCCGGGTCGATGTGGTCTCCTTCACCGGCTCGACGGCAACCGGGCGCTCGGTGATGACCGCTGCCGCACAGACCATCAAGAAGGTCTTCCTGGAACTGGGCGGCAAGTCGGCATTCGTGGTCCTCGACGACGCCGACCTGCCCGCCGCCTGCACGGCCGCCGCGGCGACGGTGTCGATGCACGCCGGGCAGGGCTGCGCACTGACCACCCGCCTACTGGTTCCGCGGGAACGCTACCGCGAGGCACTCGACGCGGTGGCTGCCGCGATGTCGCAGATCGCGGTGGGTGACCCCAACGACCCGAAAACACTGTGCGGACCGCTGATCTCGGCCAAGCAACGCGATCGGGTGCAGTCCTATCTCGATTTGGCGATCGCCGAAGGCGGAACATTCCACTGCGGCGGTGGCCGACCAGCGGGCCTGGACCGGGGCTTCTTCATCGAGCCGACGGCGATCGCCGGGCTGACCAACGATGCTCGGGTGGCCCGCGAGGAGATCTTCGGACCGGTGCTGGTCGTGCTGGCCCACGACGGTGACGCCGACGCGCTGCGGATCGCCAACGACTCGCCGTATGGGCTGTCCGCCACCGTGTTCGGTAGTGACGAGCGCGCCGCCCGAATGGCGTCGCGACTGCGTGCCGGGACCGTCAACGTCAACGGCGGCATGTGGTACTCGGCCGACGTACCGTTCGGGGGCTACAAGCAGTCCGGGGTCGGCCGGGAGATGGGCCTGGCGGGCTTCGAGGAATATCTGGAGACCAAGGTGGTGGCCACCGCGGTCACCGGGACGGAGCGCTGA
- a CDS encoding LLM class flavin-dependent oxidoreductase, producing MPLLSALRLNMTNAPGAGDADRYRAALEMASYADTHGVTAIGCEEHHLAATGWLPAPLLLAAAVAGCTTNIRISINALLIPLYDPVRLAEDIAVLDHLSAGRVSFVAGIGYRPAEYHAVGKDFRRRGRLMDECLDVLLKSWGDEPFEYHGQLIEVTPKPYTKPHPVFFIGGMSAAAARRAARFGLPFSPPMPMPEIEAVYRDELARHGKQGFVFSPENGNTVTHLTTDPEAAWARCGEYFLHEATEYSSWAVAEVPRPNESPTATVAELRASAKVEVLTPDELVAQCRSGRTGVTLHPLIGGLPLDEGWESLRLLVERVLPALKP from the coding sequence ATGCCACTACTGAGCGCCCTACGCCTGAATATGACGAACGCCCCCGGCGCCGGAGATGCCGACCGGTACCGGGCGGCGTTGGAGATGGCGTCCTATGCCGACACCCACGGAGTCACCGCGATCGGTTGCGAAGAGCACCATCTTGCGGCCACCGGCTGGCTGCCTGCGCCGCTGCTGCTGGCCGCTGCCGTCGCGGGGTGCACCACCAACATCCGCATCAGCATCAACGCACTGCTGATACCGCTCTACGACCCGGTGCGCCTCGCCGAGGACATCGCGGTGCTCGACCACCTGTCCGCCGGGCGGGTCAGCTTCGTCGCCGGAATCGGTTACCGCCCAGCGGAATACCACGCCGTGGGTAAGGACTTCCGGCGACGCGGCCGCTTGATGGACGAATGCCTCGATGTGCTGCTCAAGTCCTGGGGCGACGAGCCTTTCGAGTACCACGGCCAGTTGATCGAAGTGACGCCGAAGCCGTACACCAAACCGCATCCGGTGTTCTTCATCGGCGGGATGAGCGCCGCGGCCGCCCGCCGAGCGGCCCGGTTCGGATTGCCGTTCTCGCCGCCGATGCCGATGCCCGAGATCGAAGCGGTGTACCGGGATGAACTGGCGCGTCACGGCAAACAGGGTTTCGTGTTCAGTCCCGAGAACGGCAACACGGTGACGCATCTGACCACCGACCCAGAGGCGGCGTGGGCCCGATGTGGTGAGTATTTCCTGCACGAGGCAACCGAATACAGTTCGTGGGCGGTGGCGGAGGTGCCTCGCCCCAATGAGAGTCCGACCGCGACGGTTGCCGAGCTGCGTGCGTCCGCCAAGGTCGAGGTGCTCACCCCCGACGAGCTCGTCGCGCAGTGCCGCAGCGGCCGCACCGGGGTGACCCTACACCCGCTGATCGGCGGGCTGCCGCTCGACGAGGGCTGGGAAAGCCTGCGGCTGCTGGTCGAACGGGTGCTGCCGGCGCTGAAACCCTAG
- a CDS encoding class I SAM-dependent methyltransferase has translation MGAMDRPAESKVDARALNGVSETALMTLNGRAYQAGHSNAIIDDPEAVRLVESIAFDFDKFGRRGQEMALRSLAVDRCAMTYLREHPDATVIALAEGFQTSFWRLNAALPDPRFHWVSVDLEPVMRLRERLLPMSPRITNLAQSALDYSWMAQVDSSAGVFITAEGLLMYLQPHQAMDLIAACAERFPGGQMFFDLPPTLVKRLAPRGMRSSRHYRVPPMPFSLSPRQLAGLAQTVPGISAVHDVPIPKGRGLFFGTLFPAFWQWGPTKNLRGAYTLLEFA, from the coding sequence ATGGGCGCGATGGACCGCCCAGCCGAATCCAAAGTCGACGCCCGTGCGCTGAATGGAGTTTCGGAAACCGCCCTGATGACGCTCAACGGACGGGCGTATCAGGCCGGACACTCCAACGCGATCATCGATGACCCGGAGGCTGTTCGACTCGTCGAGTCCATCGCGTTCGACTTCGACAAGTTCGGACGTCGTGGCCAGGAGATGGCGTTGCGGTCGCTGGCCGTTGATCGATGTGCGATGACGTATCTGCGTGAGCACCCTGATGCGACGGTCATCGCGCTTGCCGAAGGCTTCCAAACCAGCTTCTGGCGCTTGAACGCTGCCCTGCCCGATCCGCGATTTCATTGGGTGTCAGTGGATTTGGAGCCGGTGATGCGGCTTCGCGAACGATTGCTGCCGATGTCACCGCGCATCACCAACCTCGCGCAGTCGGCGTTGGACTACAGCTGGATGGCGCAGGTCGACTCCAGTGCCGGCGTCTTCATCACCGCCGAAGGTCTGTTGATGTATTTGCAGCCGCACCAGGCGATGGACCTCATCGCGGCGTGCGCCGAACGCTTCCCCGGCGGTCAGATGTTCTTCGACCTCCCACCGACCCTGGTCAAGAGACTGGCGCCGCGCGGGATGCGTTCATCCAGACACTATCGCGTGCCCCCGATGCCGTTCAGCCTGTCGCCGCGTCAGCTCGCCGGGCTGGCACAGACGGTGCCGGGCATCAGCGCGGTGCACGATGTGCCGATACCGAAAGGGCGTGGCCTGTTCTTCGGAACGTTGTTTCCGGCCTTCTGGCAGTGGGGACCCACGAAGAACTTGCGAGGCGCCTACACGCTCCTCGAGTTCGCCTGA
- a CDS encoding PPOX class F420-dependent oxidoreductase yields the protein MTTPAFSDVYREKYLLLTTFTKDGKPKPTPVWGAPVGDKLLVITDDGSWKTKRIKNTPRVTIQKCGALGKPKGDPVEAVARVLPKSETRRVYDAVVKRYWWHAWWFVPHSLVRGGIDKVHIGLEITAVPASS from the coding sequence ATGACGACACCGGCATTCTCCGATGTGTACCGGGAAAAGTACTTACTGCTCACGACGTTCACCAAGGACGGCAAGCCCAAACCGACCCCGGTGTGGGGTGCGCCCGTCGGGGACAAGCTCTTGGTCATCACCGACGACGGGTCGTGGAAAACCAAGCGGATCAAGAACACTCCGCGGGTCACCATCCAAAAGTGCGGAGCCCTGGGCAAACCCAAAGGCGATCCCGTTGAGGCGGTGGCCCGGGTCCTGCCCAAGTCCGAGACCCGGCGGGTCTACGACGCCGTCGTCAAGCGGTACTGGTGGCACGCCTGGTGGTTCGTCCCGCACTCGCTGGTGCGCGGTGGAATAGACAAGGTGCACATCGGCCTGGAAATCACCGCGGTACCTGCGAGCAGCTGA
- a CDS encoding FAD-dependent oxidoreductase, with protein MTRPRVVIAGLGDSGVLTAIRLAKYADVVGISVKPALVSGQELGVRLSRPRDWARDYWLPFDRFPRLDAVRTVHGAVTGVDLEARAVTVSCADGVTRDEPYDALIIATGVSNGFWRQPTTQSAGDVAAELSAAHDRLATAGSVIVVGGGAAAVSSAANIARAWPDKRVDLYFPGQRPLREHHPRVWATVERRLADAGVGLHAEHRALVPEGFGCDRITDDPVRFSTGQDPASADAVLWAIGKVRPNTDWLPAEVLDDGGFVRVLPDLRVPGHPDVFAIGDVAATDPLRSSARNRADGLLAHNVRAALTGRPLRRYRPPTRRWGSVLGVQPEGLEVFAPSGWAFRFPAWSIERVLLPWIVRRGIYRGVRPNDPLKTATIES; from the coding sequence GTGACGCGACCGCGGGTGGTCATAGCGGGGCTGGGCGACAGCGGCGTTCTGACCGCGATCCGGCTGGCCAAGTACGCCGACGTGGTCGGCATTTCGGTGAAGCCCGCCCTGGTGAGCGGCCAAGAGCTGGGCGTACGGCTGTCTCGCCCACGCGATTGGGCGCGCGACTACTGGTTGCCGTTCGACCGGTTCCCGCGGCTGGACGCGGTGCGCACCGTGCACGGCGCGGTGACCGGCGTCGATCTCGAGGCCAGAGCAGTGACCGTCTCGTGTGCCGACGGCGTGACCCGCGATGAGCCCTATGACGCCCTGATCATCGCGACCGGGGTCAGCAATGGCTTCTGGCGCCAGCCCACGACGCAGTCAGCCGGTGACGTCGCCGCGGAGCTGTCCGCCGCTCACGACCGGCTGGCCACCGCCGGATCGGTCATCGTCGTGGGCGGCGGCGCCGCGGCGGTGAGCAGCGCCGCCAACATCGCCCGCGCCTGGCCGGACAAACGGGTCGACCTGTATTTCCCGGGGCAGCGCCCGCTGCGTGAGCACCATCCCCGGGTCTGGGCCACCGTCGAGCGCCGGTTAGCCGACGCCGGTGTGGGGCTCCATGCCGAACACCGTGCGCTGGTGCCCGAGGGGTTCGGCTGCGACCGCATCACCGATGACCCGGTTCGCTTCAGCACCGGTCAGGACCCGGCATCGGCTGACGCGGTGCTGTGGGCGATCGGAAAGGTGCGACCCAATACCGACTGGTTACCGGCCGAGGTGCTCGACGACGGCGGCTTTGTCCGAGTGCTGCCCGACCTGCGGGTGCCTGGACATCCCGATGTGTTCGCGATCGGCGACGTCGCGGCGACCGACCCGTTGCGCAGCTCGGCCCGCAACCGGGCGGACGGCCTGCTGGCCCATAACGTGCGGGCCGCCCTCACCGGCCGGCCGCTACGGCGCTACCGGCCACCCACAAGGCGTTGGGGTTCGGTGCTGGGGGTGCAACCCGAGGGCCTGGAGGTGTTCGCGCCGTCGGGGTGGGCGTTCCGGTTTCCGGCCTGGTCGATCGAGCGGGTGCTGCTTCCCTGGATCGTCCGGCGGGGCATCTATCGCGGCGTGCGCCCCAACGACCCGCTGAAAACTGCCACAATCGAGTCATGA
- a CDS encoding acyltransferase: MTTMWGAPIHKRWRGSRLRDPRQAKFLTLASLRWVLANRAYTPWYLVRYWRLLKFKLANPHIITRGMVFLGKGVEIQATPEMSHMEIGRWVHIGDKNTIRAHEGSLRFGDKVVLGRDNVINTYLDIELGDSVLMADWCYVCDFDHKMDNIDVPIKDQGIIKSPVRIGPDTWIAAKVTILRDTSIGRGCVLGAHAVVKGVIPDYSIAVGAPAKVVKNRKLAWETSAAERAELAAALADIERKKAAQG, translated from the coding sequence ATGACGACGATGTGGGGCGCTCCAATCCACAAACGCTGGCGGGGTTCGCGGCTGCGGGACCCGCGCCAGGCCAAGTTCCTCACGCTGGCCTCGCTGCGCTGGGTGCTGGCCAATCGGGCCTACACGCCGTGGTATCTGGTGCGCTACTGGCGGCTGCTGAAGTTCAAGCTGGCCAACCCGCACATCATCACCCGCGGCATGGTGTTCCTGGGCAAGGGCGTGGAGATCCAGGCCACCCCGGAGATGTCGCACATGGAGATCGGCCGGTGGGTGCACATCGGCGACAAGAACACCATCCGGGCGCACGAAGGTTCGCTGCGATTCGGCGACAAGGTGGTGTTGGGACGCGACAACGTCATCAACACCTACCTCGACATCGAGCTGGGGGACTCGGTGCTGATGGCCGACTGGTGCTACGTCTGCGACTTCGACCACAAGATGGACAACATCGACGTGCCGATCAAGGACCAGGGCATTATCAAGAGCCCGGTGCGGATCGGCCCGGACACCTGGATCGCGGCCAAGGTCACCATCCTGCGCGACACCAGCATCGGCCGCGGCTGCGTCCTGGGTGCTCACGCGGTGGTCAAGGGCGTCATCCCGGACTATTCGATCGCGGTGGGGGCTCCGGCCAAGGTGGTCAAGAACCGCAAGCTGGCCTGGGAGACCTCGGCCGCCGAGCGCGCCGAGCTGGCCGCCGCCTTGGCCGATATCGAACGTAAGAAGGCCGCGCAGGGCTGA
- a CDS encoding PQQ-binding-like beta-propeller repeat protein, with protein sequence MVVVAGSLSGCANTDSWVQAAPAPGWPAQYADAANSSHTATAGASDLQLDWIRSVKGELGAQPALGVHGWMMLNAQTEAGCSLMQWENADRGRQRWCTRLHQGGGFFGPLIDGFDNVYVGQPGAMLSFPPTQWIRWRAPVIGMPSTPRIVGDGLLLVVTHLGQVLVFDAHRGAVVGTPLDLVDGIDPTDFRRGLSDCAAARPDCPVAAAPAFSPESNIAVVSLWQPGAKESGLVGLKYHPGGVPLLTQEWSSDAVAAGVLASPVLSADGSTVYVNGRDQRLWAINAADGKAKWSVPLKFLAQTPPAVTPGGLIVSGGGPDTELVAFTDRGDYAEQVWRREDTVPLSSSSLAGKVGYTVVAGTSLGPAGLSLLVFDPADGHTINSYPLPEARGFPVGVSVGNDRRVAVATSAGQVFSFAPA encoded by the coding sequence ATGGTGGTGGTGGCGGGCTCCCTGAGCGGCTGCGCCAATACCGATTCGTGGGTGCAGGCCGCGCCAGCGCCGGGTTGGCCGGCCCAGTACGCCGATGCCGCCAACAGCAGTCACACCGCCACCGCGGGAGCCAGCGACCTGCAACTGGACTGGATCCGCTCGGTCAAAGGTGAGCTGGGAGCCCAGCCCGCCCTGGGCGTCCACGGCTGGATGATGCTCAACGCTCAGACCGAGGCCGGCTGCTCACTGATGCAGTGGGAGAACGCCGACCGCGGCCGGCAACGCTGGTGCACTCGGCTGCATCAGGGCGGCGGGTTCTTCGGCCCGCTCATCGACGGCTTCGACAACGTCTATGTGGGCCAGCCGGGCGCCATGCTGTCGTTTCCGCCCACCCAGTGGATCCGCTGGCGTGCACCGGTGATCGGTATGCCCTCAACGCCGCGGATCGTCGGCGACGGCCTGCTGCTGGTGGTGACCCACTTGGGTCAGGTGCTGGTTTTCGACGCGCACCGCGGCGCCGTCGTCGGCACCCCGTTGGACCTGGTGGACGGTATCGATCCGACCGACTTCCGGCGCGGCCTGTCCGACTGCGCCGCCGCCCGACCGGACTGCCCGGTCGCCGCCGCACCGGCCTTCTCCCCGGAGAGCAACATCGCGGTGGTGAGCCTGTGGCAGCCGGGCGCCAAGGAGTCCGGGTTGGTCGGCCTCAAATACCACCCGGGCGGCGTCCCGCTGCTCACCCAGGAGTGGAGCAGCGACGCGGTCGCGGCCGGGGTGCTGGCCAGCCCGGTGCTGTCCGCCGACGGTTCGACGGTCTACGTCAACGGACGCGACCAACGCCTGTGGGCGATCAACGCCGCCGACGGCAAAGCGAAATGGTCCGTGCCGCTGAAGTTCCTGGCCCAAACACCACCGGCGGTCACGCCCGGTGGATTGATCGTCTCCGGCGGTGGTCCCGACACCGAACTGGTCGCGTTCACCGACCGCGGTGACTACGCCGAGCAGGTGTGGCGCCGCGAGGACACCGTGCCGCTGTCCTCGTCGAGTCTGGCCGGCAAGGTGGGCTACACCGTGGTCGCCGGCACCAGTCTCGGCCCGGCGGGTCTGTCGCTGCTGGTGTTCGACCCGGCCGACGGCCACACCATCAACAGCTATCCGCTGCCCGAAGCTCGCGGGTTTCCGGTGGGGGTGTCGGTCGGCAATGACCGGCGGGTGGCGGTCGCCACCAGCGCCGGTCAGGTGTTCAGCT